The DNA sequence CCCTCGCATCTCGCGGCCGATCATCGGCTTCCGGCCGACCGTCTGGGGGGACGCTGACCATGACCCGTGTTGCGGCTCCGCTCGCGGTCTTGGCACCTCTCGCCTTCGCCGCCCTGTGCGGTGGCGCGTCGGCTGGCGACCCCATCCGCGCGATCGACGGCGACAGTCTCGCCATCGGGGCCGAGCGCATCAGGATCATCGGCGTCGACGCGCCGGAGCTGAAGGCGAGGTGTCCGCGCGAGGAGGAGCTGGCGCGGCGCGCCAAGACCGTGCTGCAAGCCTTGGTGGATCGGCCCGATGTGGTGGTCGAGAGACAGGGTCGCGACAGGTACCGCCGCACCCTGGCGCGGGTACTGGTGGGCGGCGCCGACGTCGCGGAACTCCTCATCGCCGCCGGCCTCGGCCGCCCATACCACGGCGAAGCCCGCGCCACCTGGTGCCCGCAAGGCCCGAGGACCCGGTGATGACCGACGCCGCCACCACGCGCCTGAAGGCCAAGCTGCGCTCTCTCCTGGCGATGACACAGGCCAATGGCTGCACCGAGGCCGAGGCGCTGAACGCCGCCGCCGTCGCCCATCGCCTCATGGCCGAGCATGGCGTCACGGCCGAGGAGCTGGCACAGGCCGACTGGGTGAGCCTGCGCGCCGACCTCGGCCGCCACGGCGCGGACAAGGTGGTGGATCGCATCTGGTACGCCGTGGCCGTCGCCGCTGGCTGCGCCATGTGGACCGAGATCGGTGGCCACCGCGTCATCGTCTATCACGGCCGCGAGCCCGACGCGCTGGTCGCCGAGTACCTTCACGCCGTGATCGATCGGGCCATCAGGGATGCCAAGCTCGGGTTTCGGCGCTCCGCCGAATACGCCCGTCGCCGCAAGCCGACGACGCGGGCCAAGGCCCTGCAAGCCTTCACCTTGTACTTCGTGGACCATCTCTTCGAGCGGCTGGTGAACGAGAACGCTGCGCGCACCGCCGCCCGGGCCGACGAGGCCGAGGACCACCGCAAGTCCCTGCCCATCGACTTCCAGAAGCCGCGCCCGAACAAGGTCAGCGACCCCGGCAAGGGCTTCGCCGATGCCGCTGGCGCCGGCGCCCGGGCGGCGCACAAGGCCGCCATCAACCCGGGCGTCGCCACCGGCGAGCCCGCGCGCGGCCTCGCCCGCCCCACTCCATTGCTACCGGGGAAGAAGACATGACCAGCTCCCGCATCTGCCCCGTGCCAGGATGCGGTGCGCCGATCCGCGCCGGGCACCTGATGTGCGGCCCCTGCTGGGCGAACGTCCCGAAGGAACTTCAGAAGCCCGTGAACACCTCGTGGCGTCGCGTCGGCGCCACCTGCGGAAAGGACAAGCTGGCGGCGCTCAGGACCTATCGCCAGGCAGCCGACGCCGCTGTCATGGCGGCCGAGGATCGGCGATGATGCGTACCACCTGGTCCGCGCCGCTGACGCCGCGCGCCCAATCCCTGATCGCCATCGCGCTTCGTCGGAACGGACAACGCGCCACGCTTCCCCAACTGTGCCGGCGCCGATCGAGCGCGACGACCGCCGAGATTCGCCGGCGGGTTTCCCTGCTCGGGATGTCGCGATGATCCGCGCCGACGACATCCGCGACGGGGCTTGGTTGCTGATCCTGAATGTCGGGACCAGCCATGGCCCGCTCTTCGTGTATCGGAGCACCGTCGTGCCGGTCCTGCGACGGGAGAGCTGGCCCGACGGTCGCGGCGGCCGCCGCGTGGCCTATACGATCTCTGGGGACGGTGCCGACTACCCGACCCTCCAAACGGCGGTCGACGCTCTCGACCTTCGCATGGCCGGGTGAGGTCGGAATGACTGATAGCCTGGTTCAAACCAGCCCGAACCGCCGTTTGAGCGTTGTTTCAGGCACATCCATTCGCGCTGTGCCGCCTGCGCAAGAAGCGGGCCATTCGATCGATCTAGGTCTTATCGTCCGGCTTTTGTCTTCGGGCTCGCGGCTGAGAGATGAAAGCCCAAACCACGCCACCAATCGTCGTCGCGGCAATCGTAACCGCGAGAGACTCGGACTTTGGTGCAACGTAGACAGCCGCGAAGATGCACCCGCTCGCGAAGAGACCCGCGATCAAACGACTGCCAATTCTTTCAATTGCCTGGAAAGTCATCGCTCGATCTTCGAGCTTATGTCGATGAACCTGATTGCCTTCAGCCATCGCCAGAATTCTCTCCGGCGCCGAAGGGAGGACTTCACCGTACGCGGCAAAATCCTCGGCGGCGGGAAGTGGTCCAGAGTGGCTCTTTTGCATGATGGAAACCTGATGGTTTCGCATCGTAGGGCCATGAGGCATCAGAGGATCAGGCGGTCCAATCTCAACTTCTTGGCGCCTTCGCCTTCCTATCCGCTGATTCATCGAACCGCCTCATCGCAACTCGCAGGTCGCTTCCAACGGCTGCCCAGTCCGCATACATCTGCTCGCTGTCCGACCTGGACCGAAGATATGGCTCTGCCGTCGGCGCGATCGACAACAGCGATGCGACCGCCGAAACAAGCGATTTTCCGAATCGGTTCATGTGCTGCATATGGCCACCTGGTGCCCAGGAAATCAACCCGTCGCATCCCAAGCCTTCCCATATCGACCCATAGTTACCCCAAGAACCCCATCCGAGGCAATTTCATTGTGGGGCAGACGTGACGGACACGGCCGCCGACCCGGTTGACGCCCTGCTGGATCTGCATCGCGAGATTCGGCGAGTGCGAGTGCGCGGCGCTCGGGCCACCCGGCGCGACTGGGACACCCTCAATGCCGCCTTCTGCCAGCTCGCCGGCGAGCCTGACACATTGCTCGCCGCCCGGAACTCGGTCGATCCCTTGGCGGCCCTGCAGGCCGCGCTGAACGCCTGCTCCAGCGCCGGTGTCACCATCCGCCAGGTCGCCGAGTGCCGGTTCGGTAGCGCATCGCTTGCTCTTCTGCTCGACGGGAGGGACTGATGGCACGTCCCAAGGCTGGGTCTGTCGCGGGCGGGTTTGGAGGAGCGGCTGCCGCTATTGCCGCCGCCAGAAAGTCCGAGATCGCCAAGATCAAGATCGGCGCCAAGGATCTCCGGCTCGACGACGACACCTACCGCGATCTGCTCCAGCGCCTGACCGGCCGACGCAGTGCCGCCGATCTGTCGCCCGCGCAGCGCGGCGCGGTTCTCGACCACATGGCGTCCCAGGGCGCCTTCAAAGGGCGTTCAAAGTCGGTGCCGACGCGCCCGCACATCGGCAAAATCCGCGCGCTCTGGATCAGCCTTTGGAACCT is a window from the Hyphomicrobiales bacterium genome containing:
- a CDS encoding thermonuclease family protein encodes the protein MTRVAAPLAVLAPLAFAALCGGASAGDPIRAIDGDSLAIGAERIRIIGVDAPELKARCPREEELARRAKTVLQALVDRPDVVVERQGRDRYRRTLARVLVGGADVAELLIAAGLGRPYHGEARATWCPQGPRTR
- a CDS encoding DUF2786 domain-containing protein — encoded protein: MTDAATTRLKAKLRSLLAMTQANGCTEAEALNAAAVAHRLMAEHGVTAEELAQADWVSLRADLGRHGADKVVDRIWYAVAVAAGCAMWTEIGGHRVIVYHGREPDALVAEYLHAVIDRAIRDAKLGFRRSAEYARRRKPTTRAKALQAFTLYFVDHLFERLVNENAARTAARADEAEDHRKSLPIDFQKPRPNKVSDPGKGFADAAGAGARAAHKAAINPGVATGEPARGLARPTPLLPGKKT
- a CDS encoding DUF2335 domain-containing protein, whose translation is MNQRIGRRRRQEVEIGPPDPLMPHGPTMRNHQVSIMQKSHSGPLPAAEDFAAYGEVLPSAPERILAMAEGNQVHRHKLEDRAMTFQAIERIGSRLIAGLFASGCIFAAVYVAPKSESLAVTIAATTIGGVVWAFISQPRARRQKPDDKT